The proteins below are encoded in one region of Sulfolobus sp. A20:
- the purF gene encoding amidophosphoribosyltransferase, with translation MVKLHENCGIFAISSRYPINIQLVVEGLKLLQHRGQESAGISYSEREKVYTIKGLGLVEEVFRDKLEKIIRNGIGHVRYSTTGSSSIDEAQPLGDSDIVVAFNGTISNYYKFGSFKTDTEYIYSFFKKRIVKDSIIETVKNFMENSDGAYSALILMSDGKIIGMRDPLGFHPLVLGKLNDSLILSSEDSIIRQLGGKIIKHVKPGEVIILKDGRIIYDEVLANSTLSATCSFEYIYFARSDTNIDGYSVYFARYRIGEILAEKHPADGDIVIPVPDSSRPVALGFSRRSKIPLEEALVKTLSSIRSFIMPSQDKRKEVLEEKFGVVEEAVRGKKVILIDDSIVRGNTMRRIVSILRNAGATEVHIRVGSPMIKYPCYMGIDFPKRDELVAYNRTEREISKELLADSVEYLTVDELIQAIGRKDLCVACFTGNYPLKFKYDISELEKIFGK, from the coding sequence ATGGTTAAACTACATGAAAATTGTGGAATTTTTGCTATATCGTCAAGATATCCAATCAATATACAGTTAGTTGTAGAGGGGCTGAAATTACTTCAGCATAGGGGACAAGAGTCAGCTGGCATATCTTACTCAGAAAGGGAAAAGGTATATACTATTAAAGGGTTAGGGCTAGTAGAAGAAGTATTTAGGGACAAGCTAGAAAAGATAATACGTAATGGTATAGGACATGTAAGATATTCAACGACCGGAAGTAGCTCAATTGATGAAGCACAACCTTTAGGCGACTCTGATATTGTAGTAGCGTTTAATGGTACAATAAGTAACTATTATAAATTTGGCTCATTCAAAACTGATACTGAGTACATCTACTCATTCTTCAAAAAGAGGATAGTTAAGGATAGTATAATTGAGACTGTGAAGAATTTTATGGAAAATTCTGATGGAGCGTACTCCGCTTTAATTCTAATGAGTGACGGTAAGATAATAGGAATGAGAGACCCTCTTGGATTTCATCCATTAGTCTTAGGTAAATTAAATGATTCTCTAATACTTTCATCAGAGGATTCAATAATAAGACAATTAGGTGGGAAAATCATAAAGCATGTAAAACCGGGAGAAGTGATAATTTTAAAGGACGGTAGGATAATTTATGATGAAGTATTAGCTAATAGTACTTTATCCGCTACTTGTTCTTTTGAATATATATATTTCGCAAGATCAGATACCAACATAGATGGCTATTCAGTTTACTTTGCTAGGTACAGAATAGGAGAGATATTAGCGGAAAAACACCCTGCCGACGGAGACATTGTAATTCCAGTTCCAGATTCGTCAAGACCAGTAGCTTTGGGCTTCTCTAGGAGGAGTAAAATTCCGTTGGAGGAAGCATTAGTGAAAACTTTATCGTCGATAAGATCCTTCATTATGCCAAGCCAAGATAAGAGGAAAGAAGTCCTTGAAGAAAAATTTGGAGTAGTAGAAGAAGCAGTAAGAGGGAAGAAAGTTATACTAATAGACGATTCTATAGTTAGAGGAAATACCATGAGGAGAATAGTAAGTATACTACGAAATGCAGGCGCAACTGAAGTGCATATACGAGTTGGCTCACCCATGATCAAATATCCTTGCTATATGGGAATAGATTTCCCTAAGAGGGATGAGCTAGTAGCTTATAATAGGACAGAAAGGGAAATAAGTAAAGAACTATTGGCTGACTCAGTAGAGTACTTAACAGTAGATGAGCTAATTCAGGCTATAGGGAGGAAAGATTTATGTGTAGCTTGTTTTACTGGAAATTATCCATTAAAGTTTAAATATGATATTTCTGAGTTAGAAAAAATATTTGGAAAGTGA